From Candidatus Atelocyanobacterium thalassa isolate ALOHA, a single genomic window includes:
- the hpnH gene encoding adenosyl-hopene transferase HpnH: MAVQLKQALKVGAYIIKQRLQGRQHFPIVLMLEPLFRCNLACSGCGKIQHPTEILTRNLTPSQCFSAVEECGAPVVSIPGGEPLLHPQIDEIVEGLVKRKKFVYLCTNALLLEKSLHKFKPSPYFAFSVHLDGLEEHHDKCVDRKGVFQKAVSAIKKAKAQGFRVTTNTTIFEGADPQEVQKFLDFLGTLGTDGTMISPGYSYEWAPDQQHFLKREQTKSLFKEILMPWKLGQKNWNFNHNPLFLDFLMGEKDYECTPWGSPSYSVLGWQKPCYLLNEGHYETFQELIDNTQWENYGHNSNNPQCKDCMVHCGYEPTAAADAMNPVNMKRALSSIINI, from the coding sequence ATGGCTGTTCAACTAAAACAAGCACTTAAAGTTGGTGCTTATATAATTAAACAACGTTTACAAGGTCGTCAACATTTTCCTATAGTATTAATGTTGGAACCTTTGTTTCGCTGTAACTTAGCTTGCTCTGGATGTGGAAAAATTCAACATCCTACTGAAATCTTAACCCGTAATCTTACTCCTTCACAATGTTTTTCAGCTGTTGAAGAATGTGGAGCACCGGTTGTTTCTATTCCAGGAGGAGAGCCATTGCTCCATCCTCAAATTGATGAAATTGTTGAAGGCCTGGTTAAACGAAAAAAATTTGTATACTTATGCACTAATGCACTTCTTTTAGAGAAAAGTTTACATAAATTCAAACCTTCTCCATATTTTGCTTTTAGTGTACATCTCGACGGATTAGAAGAACATCATGATAAATGTGTAGATCGTAAAGGAGTTTTTCAGAAGGCTGTTAGTGCTATTAAAAAAGCTAAAGCTCAAGGATTCCGTGTTACTACAAATACTACTATTTTTGAAGGTGCAGATCCTCAAGAAGTACAAAAATTTCTTGACTTTTTAGGTACCTTGGGGACCGATGGTACGATGATTTCTCCTGGGTATAGTTACGAATGGGCTCCAGATCAACAACATTTTTTAAAACGGGAACAGACAAAATCCTTATTTAAAGAAATTCTAATGCCATGGAAATTAGGTCAAAAAAATTGGAATTTTAATCATAACCCTTTATTTTTAGATTTTTTAATGGGAGAAAAAGATTATGAATGTACTCCTTGGGGAAGTCCAAGTTATAGCGTCTTAGGATGGCAAAAACCTTGTTATTTGCTTAATGAAGGGCATTATGAAACTTTTCAAGAATTGATTGACAATACTCAATGGGAAAATTATGGTCACAACAGTAATAATCCACAATGTAAAGATTGCATGGTACATTGTGGCTATGAACCTACAGCTGCTGCTGACGCAATGAATCCTGTCAATATGAAAAGAGCTTTAAGTAGCATTATTAATATCTAA
- the lepA gene encoding translation elongation factor 4 has protein sequence MTNVPVSQIRNFSIIAHIDHGKSTLADRMLQETQTITQREMKEQFLDNMDLERERGITIKLQAARMKYKSKDGKEYVINLIDTPGHVDFSYEVSRSLAACEGALLVVDSSQGVEAQTLANVYLALENNLEIIPVLNKIDLPGSEPERVSDEIEEVIGLDCTNIIKASAKAGIGINEILESIVELVPPPQDTADKPLRALIFDSYYDAYRGVIVYFRIMDGVIKKGDLIYLMASQKEYEIDELGILAPNQIAVDSLHAGEVGYFSAAIKTVQDARVGDTITSALEPATEPLHGYTEAKPMVFCGLFPIDSDQYEDLRESLKKLKLNDAALSFEPETSSAMGFGFRCGFLGLLHMEVVQERLEREYNLDLITTAPSVIYRITTIDGKVVEIDNPSELPVPQQQEKVEEPYIKVEMITPEVYIGTLMELCQGRRGIFKEIRYFTLSRTALIYEIPLAEVVTDFFDQLKSRSKGYASMEYELIGYRTNPLVKLDILVNGDSVDALAMIVHRDKAYYVGRALTEKLKELIPRHQFKVPIQAAIGAKIIASEHIPALRKDVLAKCYGGDISRKKKLLQKQAKGKKRMKSVGTVDVPQEAFMAVLKLDPQ, from the coding sequence ATGACCAATGTTCCTGTTTCACAAATTCGAAATTTTTCTATTATTGCTCATATTGATCATGGAAAGTCAACATTAGCAGATAGGATGTTACAAGAAACTCAAACGATTACACAACGAGAAATGAAAGAACAATTTCTCGATAATATGGATCTCGAAAGAGAAAGAGGAATTACTATAAAACTTCAAGCAGCAAGAATGAAGTATAAATCAAAAGATGGTAAAGAATATGTAATTAATCTTATCGACACTCCTGGTCATGTTGACTTTTCTTATGAAGTATCTCGTTCCTTAGCTGCATGTGAAGGAGCTTTATTAGTAGTAGATTCTTCTCAGGGAGTAGAAGCGCAGACTTTAGCTAATGTTTATCTTGCATTAGAAAATAATCTAGAGATTATTCCAGTTTTAAATAAGATAGATTTACCAGGTTCAGAGCCAGAAAGAGTATCTGATGAAATCGAAGAAGTTATTGGATTAGATTGTACCAATATTATTAAAGCTTCAGCTAAAGCAGGTATTGGTATTAATGAAATCTTAGAATCTATCGTAGAATTAGTTCCTCCACCTCAGGATACAGCTGATAAACCTTTGCGAGCGCTAATCTTTGATAGTTATTATGATGCTTACCGCGGGGTAATAGTCTATTTTCGTATTATGGATGGAGTGATTAAGAAAGGAGACCTAATCTATTTAATGGCTTCCCAAAAAGAATATGAAATTGATGAATTAGGAATTCTTGCTCCTAATCAAATAGCTGTAGATTCGCTTCATGCAGGTGAAGTAGGATATTTCTCCGCAGCAATTAAAACAGTTCAAGATGCAAGAGTAGGAGATACAATAACCAGTGCTCTAGAGCCAGCTACAGAACCTTTGCATGGCTATACAGAAGCAAAGCCAATGGTGTTTTGTGGCTTATTCCCTATTGATTCAGATCAATATGAAGATTTACGTGAATCCTTGAAGAAACTAAAGCTCAATGATGCAGCTCTTTCATTTGAACCAGAGACCTCTAGTGCGATGGGATTTGGATTTCGTTGTGGTTTTCTTGGCTTGCTTCATATGGAAGTCGTTCAAGAGCGTTTAGAAAGAGAATATAATTTAGATCTAATAACTACAGCTCCTTCAGTAATTTATCGCATAACTACTATAGATGGAAAGGTGGTGGAAATAGATAATCCCAGCGAACTTCCTGTGCCTCAACAGCAGGAAAAAGTTGAAGAGCCATATATTAAAGTGGAAATGATTACGCCTGAAGTCTACATTGGAACCTTGATGGAGCTATGCCAAGGTCGTAGAGGAATATTTAAAGAAATTCGCTATTTCACTTTATCCAGAACTGCTCTAATATATGAAATACCTTTAGCAGAAGTGGTTACAGACTTTTTCGATCAACTCAAATCTAGATCAAAGGGCTATGCTAGCATGGAATACGAATTAATAGGTTATAGAACTAATCCTCTCGTGAAGCTAGATATTCTAGTTAATGGCGATAGTGTAGATGCTTTGGCTATGATTGTTCATCGTGACAAGGCATACTATGTAGGTCGTGCTTTAACTGAAAAATTAAAAGAGTTAATTCCCCGTCATCAATTCAAGGTTCCTATACAAGCAGCTATCGGTGCAAAAATTATTGCTAGTGAGCATATTCCTGCGTTACGAAAAGATGTGTTAGCCAAATGCTATGGAGGAGATATTTCACGCAAGAAAAAATTGCTACAAAAACAAGCAAAAGGTAAAAAGAGGATGAAGTCAGTCGGTACAGTTGATGTCCCACAAGAAGCATTTATGGCAGTATTAAAGCTTGATCCGCAATAA
- the modA gene encoding molybdate ABC transporter substrate-binding protein — protein MNRKKFIILSCLMSIAACGTSNSNQQKKYNNQLFISVPSSMYSAMKLIKDIYQRDNPNIDVIYNSGSSGALQQQVERGAPIDIFISASSKQMDFLLKKNLLIRESNKTFLKNKMVLVASKKSIQNIDLNTLTDGNFEKLALGEFRSVPAGQYAKEALTALKVYNKLESKFIFGKNVRQVLFYVESGNADLGIVYITDTKNSDAITLANIPYDLHSPITYQIAVVKSSQNISEAKKFINFLLTERAQNIFKDYGFIGIDS, from the coding sequence ATGAACAGAAAAAAATTTATTATCCTTAGTTGCTTAATGTCAATAGCTGCTTGTGGAACATCTAATTCGAATCAGCAGAAAAAATACAATAATCAACTATTTATATCAGTTCCATCTAGTATGTATAGTGCCATGAAACTTATAAAGGATATTTATCAAAGAGATAACCCTAATATTGATGTTATATACAATAGTGGATCTTCTGGCGCTTTACAACAACAAGTAGAACGAGGAGCTCCAATAGATATTTTCATTTCTGCCTCTTCGAAACAAATGGATTTTCTATTAAAAAAGAATTTGTTAATAAGAGAAAGCAATAAAACATTTTTAAAAAACAAGATGGTCTTAGTCGCTTCCAAAAAGTCAATTCAAAATATTGATCTGAATACTTTAACAGACGGTAACTTTGAAAAACTTGCATTAGGAGAATTTAGAAGTGTGCCTGCCGGTCAATATGCTAAAGAAGCTTTAACTGCATTAAAAGTCTACAACAAATTAGAGTCAAAATTTATTTTTGGAAAAAATGTACGTCAGGTTCTTTTTTATGTGGAAAGTGGGAACGCAGATCTTGGAATTGTTTATATCACTGACACAAAAAATTCAGATGCTATCACATTAGCTAATATACCTTATGATCTTCATTCGCCAATAACATATCAAATTGCTGTAGTTAAAAGTAGTCAAAACATTAGTGAAGCTAAAAAATTTATAAACTTTCTTTTAACAGAAAGAGCTCAAAACATCTTTAAAGACTATGGATTTATAGGTATAGATAGTTAG
- the coaD gene encoding pantetheine-phosphate adenylyltransferase encodes MIAIYPGSFDPITLGHLDIIERGVILFEKVIVAVLCNPNKHSLFSVEKRVQQISQCTKHLSRIEVDSFTGLTVDYAKLHQAKVLLRGLRVLSDFEKELQMAHTNKTLAKELETVFLATNKEYSFLSSSTVKEIAQFGGCISHLVPINVAKDLQLYYGYNC; translated from the coding sequence ATGATAGCTATTTATCCAGGAAGCTTTGATCCTATTACACTTGGACACCTTGACATTATTGAGCGAGGAGTTATTTTATTTGAGAAAGTAATTGTTGCAGTTTTATGTAATCCTAATAAACATTCTTTGTTTTCTGTAGAGAAAAGAGTTCAACAAATTAGTCAATGTACTAAACATTTATCTCGAATTGAAGTAGATAGCTTTACAGGATTAACTGTTGATTATGCAAAACTTCATCAGGCTAAAGTTTTATTAAGAGGTTTGAGAGTTCTTTCTGACTTTGAAAAAGAATTACAAATGGCTCATACAAACAAGACTCTGGCTAAGGAATTAGAAACTGTTTTTTTAGCAACTAATAAAGAATATAGTTTTTTAAGCAGCAGTACTGTTAAAGAAATTGCTCAGTTTGGTGGTTGCATTTCTCATCTTGTACCTATTAACGTCGCAAAAGATCTTCAACTATATTATGGCTATAATTGTTAA
- the crtE gene encoding geranylgeranyl diphosphate synthase CrtE: MVMTGEDHVTQIETSCFDLVSYLKEKKQLVEAALDASIPITCPEKIYEAMRYSLLAGGKRLRPILCLTTCELMGGTVEMALPTACALEMIHTMSLIHDDLPAMDNDDYRRGQLTNHKVYGEDIAILAGDALLSYAFEHVATQTHNVSLTNLVDVIARLGRTVGAAGLVGGQVLDLESEGKSNITSDILKFIHVHKTGALLETSVVSGAILAGANLEDIERLSHYAQNIGLAFQIIDDILDITSTQAELGKTAGKDKQAQKATYPSLWGLEESQKQAQILIEDAIAQLAPYGREAYPLEAIARFIVSRKN; encoded by the coding sequence ATGGTTATGACAGGTGAAGATCATGTGACGCAAATTGAGACATCTTGTTTCGATTTAGTGTCTTATCTTAAAGAGAAAAAACAATTGGTTGAAGCTGCTTTAGATGCTTCTATCCCTATTACTTGTCCTGAAAAAATCTACGAAGCAATGCGTTATTCCCTTCTTGCAGGGGGGAAGAGGTTGCGTCCTATCCTATGCTTAACTACTTGTGAGCTTATGGGAGGAACAGTTGAGATGGCACTTCCAACAGCTTGTGCGTTAGAAATGATTCATACTATGTCTCTTATTCACGACGACCTTCCTGCTATGGATAATGATGATTATCGTCGAGGACAACTAACAAACCACAAGGTTTATGGTGAAGATATAGCTATTCTTGCAGGTGATGCTCTGTTATCATACGCTTTTGAACATGTTGCTACTCAAACTCATAACGTTTCTTTGACAAACTTAGTAGATGTTATAGCTCGTCTAGGTCGTACTGTTGGGGCGGCAGGGTTAGTAGGTGGACAAGTTTTAGATTTAGAATCTGAAGGGAAGTCTAATATAACATCAGATATTTTAAAATTTATCCATGTTCATAAAACAGGTGCTTTACTAGAAACTTCAGTAGTATCCGGAGCAATTTTAGCAGGAGCTAACTTAGAAGATATAGAACGCCTTTCTCATTATGCACAAAATATTGGTTTAGCTTTTCAAATTATTGATGATATATTAGATATAACTTCTACTCAGGCAGAGTTGGGGAAAACTGCTGGAAAAGATAAACAAGCTCAGAAAGCTACTTATCCAAGTTTGTGGGGGTTGGAAGAATCACAAAAACAAGCTCAAATTCTTATAGAAGATGCAATAGCTCAATTGGCTCCTTACGGCCGAGAAGCATACCCTTTAGAAGCTATTGCCAGATTTATCGTTTCTCGCAAAAATTAA
- a CDS encoding divergent PAP2 family protein, giving the protein MQNFETIIHNKILLVSLLACFSAQSLKFLIELIHHRKMNFNSLVSTGGMPSAHSALVGSLATSIGLTEGWESSEFAITCLFAIIVMYDATGIRQAAGKQAQILNQLIDSFRDNIFSLNTEERLKELLGHTPVQVLVGLGWGIWISVLAITIF; this is encoded by the coding sequence ATGCAGAATTTTGAAACAATTATTCACAACAAAATACTGTTGGTATCTTTATTAGCTTGTTTTTCTGCCCAAAGCTTGAAATTCTTGATTGAGTTAATCCATCATCGAAAGATGAATTTTAACTCTTTAGTTAGTACAGGTGGAATGCCGAGTGCACACTCGGCATTGGTAGGATCACTAGCTACCAGCATTGGATTAACTGAAGGCTGGGAAAGCTCAGAGTTTGCTATTACTTGTCTATTTGCTATTATCGTTATGTATGATGCGACTGGTATACGTCAAGCAGCTGGTAAGCAAGCTCAAATTCTTAATCAATTAATTGATTCATTTCGAGATAATATCTTTTCCTTGAATACAGAAGAAAGATTAAAAGAATTGCTAGGACATACACCAGTTCAAGTACTTGTAGGATTGGGCTGGGGAATATGGATTTCAGTATTAGCAATAACAATATTTTAG
- the rpoD gene encoding RNA polymerase sigma factor RpoD: MTQANDLLTLTEPQMEVTFFIDEDINETSSDSINSITTEPDGKNRKISASRRRDTSKKKPYTEDSIRVYLQEIGRIRLLRAEEEIELARKIADLLQLERIREALWEELDQVPNDEQWAKRIFQWENIEQIIRTQSSKEKEPKWSEVTSLLQEKKTISNLEKIWELEQKSYLPKFKRRLYLGRKAKDKMVHSNLRLVVSIAKKYMNRGLSFQDLIQEGSLGLIRAAEKFDHEKGYKFSTYATWWIRQAITRAIADQSRTIRLPVHLYETISRIKKTTKLLSQEMRRKPTEEEIATRMEMTIEKLRFIAKSAQLPISLETPIGKEEDSRLGDFIEADGETPEDEVAKNLLREDLENVLDTLSPRERDVLRLRYGLDDGRMKTLEEIGQIFNVTRERIRQIEAKALRKLRHPNRNSVLKEYIR; the protein is encoded by the coding sequence ATGACGCAGGCTAATGACCTATTAACCCTTACTGAACCTCAGATGGAAGTAACGTTCTTTATTGATGAAGATATAAATGAAACAAGTAGTGATTCTATTAACAGTATCACTACCGAGCCAGACGGTAAAAACCGAAAAATTAGTGCCTCTCGTCGTCGAGATACTAGCAAGAAAAAGCCTTATACCGAGGATTCAATACGGGTTTATTTACAAGAAATAGGTCGTATTCGACTCTTGCGTGCCGAGGAAGAGATCGAGCTGGCTCGTAAAATAGCTGACTTATTACAGCTTGAACGTATTAGAGAAGCTTTGTGGGAAGAACTAGATCAAGTTCCTAATGATGAGCAATGGGCTAAAAGAATTTTTCAATGGGAAAATATTGAGCAGATAATTCGTACTCAATCCTCTAAAGAGAAAGAGCCAAAATGGTCTGAAGTAACTAGTCTGTTACAAGAAAAGAAAACAATTTCCAATTTGGAAAAAATATGGGAATTAGAACAAAAATCTTATCTTCCTAAATTTAAACGTCGTTTGTACTTAGGTCGCAAAGCTAAAGATAAGATGGTTCATTCTAATCTTCGTCTTGTCGTTTCCATAGCTAAAAAATATATGAATCGTGGTCTTTCTTTTCAAGATCTAATTCAAGAAGGTTCTTTAGGATTGATTAGAGCAGCTGAAAAGTTTGATCATGAAAAAGGTTATAAATTCTCAACCTACGCAACTTGGTGGATTCGTCAAGCTATTACAAGAGCAATAGCTGATCAATCACGTACCATACGTCTTCCTGTTCATCTATATGAAACTATTTCTCGTATTAAAAAAACGACTAAGCTTCTGTCTCAAGAAATGCGTCGTAAGCCAACAGAGGAAGAAATTGCTACTCGGATGGAAATGACTATTGAGAAACTACGTTTTATTGCTAAATCAGCACAATTACCAATTTCTCTAGAAACTCCTATAGGGAAAGAGGAGGATTCTCGCTTAGGTGATTTTATTGAAGCAGATGGAGAAACACCAGAAGATGAGGTTGCCAAGAATCTTCTTCGAGAAGATTTAGAAAATGTCTTAGATACTCTTAGCCCAAGAGAGAGAGATGTTTTACGTTTGCGGTATGGATTGGATGACGGAAGAATGAAAACTTTAGAAGAAATTGGTCAGATTTTTAACGTTACTCGTGAACGAATTCGACAAATAGAAGCTAAAGCCCTAAGGAAACTTAGACATCCTAATCGTAATAGTGTTCTTAAAGAATATATCCGTTAA